Proteins found in one Zea mays cultivar B73 chromosome 1, Zm-B73-REFERENCE-NAM-5.0, whole genome shotgun sequence genomic segment:
- the LOC100217307 gene encoding uncharacterized isoform X2, with translation MAAENEEKETACAGYKHGPPWVFKGSALYQLHLVKASTARAFVPRDLRLVEAFGYTLGGMFLARYHDSPAGEFDELVVIAGIVWNPPTSCAWAARVLVNSVEACRHGRKEVGLPSHVATFSSKNEAASLGDRPLARPNSFLNMLGIGSTAFEQGNGREIEVSESKGGSSTRHLCNISLPFTGSHKDHQWAGPAIRMSLPSFSGRTVDHPDLLKYSCQVECRVRPVKPARIWSARTTEPQQEKSDGEVSSSGSSVAADLDARSHSISVLLSRPIFALEFSSLRMHVDAPRTVVPHRDDKKVGYSSST, from the exons ATGGCGGCGGAGAACGAGGAGAAGGAGACGGCCTGCGCGGGGTACAAGCACGGGCCGCCATGGGTGTTCAAAGGCAG CGCATTGTACCAGCTGCATTTGGTGAAGGCGTCGACGGCGCGGGCCTTCGTGCCGCGGGACCTCCGCCTGGTTGAGGCCTTCGGCTACACGCTCGGCGGCATGTTCCTGGCGCGCTACCACGACAGCCCTGCCGGCGAATTCGACGAG CTCGTGGTGATCGCCGGCATTGTGTGGAACCCGCCGACCTCCTGCGC GTGGGCTGCCAGGGTGCTGGTGAACAGCGTCGAAGCCTGCCGGCACGGCCGCAAG GAGGTAGGACTGCCAAGCCATGTCGCCACATTCTCGTCAAAG AACGAGGCTGCTTCGCTTGGGGATAGACCGTTGGCTAGACCAAACAGCTTCCTCAACATGCTGGGGATCGGGTCGACAGCCTTCGAGCAAGGGAATGGCCGCGAGATTGAGGTTTCAGAGTCCAAGGGCGGCTCGTCTACTCGGCATCTGTGCAACATCAGCCTGCCATTTACCG GATCACATAAGGACCACCAGTGGGCGGGCCCAGCAATCAGAATGTCACTCCCGAGTTTCAG CGGACGTACAGTGGACCATCCTGATCTTCTCAAGTACTCCTGTCAAGTAGAATGCAG GGTGCGCCCTGTGAAGCCTGCTAGGATCTGGAGTGCAAGAACCACAGAGCCCCAGCAGGAAAAATCCGACGGCGAGGTCAGCAGCTCCGGGTCCAGCGTGGCAGCCGACTTGGACGCCCGAAGCCACAGCATCTCGGTCCTGTTGTCCAGGCCCATCTTCGCGCTCGAGTTCAGCTCCCTGAGGATGCACGTCGACGCTCCCAGGACCGTTGTTCCGCACCGCGACGACAAGAAAGTCGGGTACTCGTCCAGCACTTAA
- the LOC100217307 gene encoding uncharacterized isoform X1 — MAAENEEKETACAGYKHGPPWVFKGSALYQLHLVKASTARAFVPRDLRLVEAFGYTLGGMFLARYHDSPAGEFDELVVIAGIVWNPPTSCAWAARVLVNSVEACRHGRKEVGLPSHVATFSSKNEAASLGDRPLARPNSFLNMLGIGSTAFEQGNGREIEVSESKGGSSTRHLCNISLPFTAGSHKDHQWAGPAIRMSLPSFSGRTVDHPDLLKYSCQVECRVRPVKPARIWSARTTEPQQEKSDGEVSSSGSSVAADLDARSHSISVLLSRPIFALEFSSLRMHVDAPRTVVPHRDDKKVGYSSST; from the exons ATGGCGGCGGAGAACGAGGAGAAGGAGACGGCCTGCGCGGGGTACAAGCACGGGCCGCCATGGGTGTTCAAAGGCAG CGCATTGTACCAGCTGCATTTGGTGAAGGCGTCGACGGCGCGGGCCTTCGTGCCGCGGGACCTCCGCCTGGTTGAGGCCTTCGGCTACACGCTCGGCGGCATGTTCCTGGCGCGCTACCACGACAGCCCTGCCGGCGAATTCGACGAG CTCGTGGTGATCGCCGGCATTGTGTGGAACCCGCCGACCTCCTGCGC GTGGGCTGCCAGGGTGCTGGTGAACAGCGTCGAAGCCTGCCGGCACGGCCGCAAG GAGGTAGGACTGCCAAGCCATGTCGCCACATTCTCGTCAAAG AACGAGGCTGCTTCGCTTGGGGATAGACCGTTGGCTAGACCAAACAGCTTCCTCAACATGCTGGGGATCGGGTCGACAGCCTTCGAGCAAGGGAATGGCCGCGAGATTGAGGTTTCAGAGTCCAAGGGCGGCTCGTCTACTCGGCATCTGTGCAACATCAGCCTGCCATTTACCG CAGGATCACATAAGGACCACCAGTGGGCGGGCCCAGCAATCAGAATGTCACTCCCGAGTTTCAG CGGACGTACAGTGGACCATCCTGATCTTCTCAAGTACTCCTGTCAAGTAGAATGCAG GGTGCGCCCTGTGAAGCCTGCTAGGATCTGGAGTGCAAGAACCACAGAGCCCCAGCAGGAAAAATCCGACGGCGAGGTCAGCAGCTCCGGGTCCAGCGTGGCAGCCGACTTGGACGCCCGAAGCCACAGCATCTCGGTCCTGTTGTCCAGGCCCATCTTCGCGCTCGAGTTCAGCTCCCTGAGGATGCACGTCGACGCTCCCAGGACCGTTGTTCCGCACCGCGACGACAAGAAAGTCGGGTACTCGTCCAGCACTTAA
- the LOC100217307 gene encoding uncharacterized LOC100217307, whose product MAAENEEKETACAGYKHGPPWVFKGSALYQLHLVKASTARAFVPRDLRLVEAFGYTLGGMFLARYHDSPAGEFDELVVIAGIVWNPPTSCAWAARVLVNSVEACRHGRKEVGLPSHVATFSSKNEAASLGDRPLARPNSFLNMLGIGSTAFEQGNGREIEVSESKGGSSTRHLCNISLPFTGSHKDHQWAGPAIRMSLPSFRHVSLALRISADVQWTILIFSSTPVK is encoded by the exons ATGGCGGCGGAGAACGAGGAGAAGGAGACGGCCTGCGCGGGGTACAAGCACGGGCCGCCATGGGTGTTCAAAGGCAG CGCATTGTACCAGCTGCATTTGGTGAAGGCGTCGACGGCGCGGGCCTTCGTGCCGCGGGACCTCCGCCTGGTTGAGGCCTTCGGCTACACGCTCGGCGGCATGTTCCTGGCGCGCTACCACGACAGCCCTGCCGGCGAATTCGACGAG CTCGTGGTGATCGCCGGCATTGTGTGGAACCCGCCGACCTCCTGCGC GTGGGCTGCCAGGGTGCTGGTGAACAGCGTCGAAGCCTGCCGGCACGGCCGCAAG GAGGTAGGACTGCCAAGCCATGTCGCCACATTCTCGTCAAAG AACGAGGCTGCTTCGCTTGGGGATAGACCGTTGGCTAGACCAAACAGCTTCCTCAACATGCTGGGGATCGGGTCGACAGCCTTCGAGCAAGGGAATGGCCGCGAGATTGAGGTTTCAGAGTCCAAGGGCGGCTCGTCTACTCGGCATCTGTGCAACATCAGCCTGCCATTTACCG GATCACATAAGGACCACCAGTGGGCGGGCCCAGCAATCAGAATGTCACTCCCGAGTTTCAG GCACGTCTCGCTTGCTTTGCGAATTTCAGCGGACGTACAGTGGACCATCCTGATCTTCTCAAGTACTCCTGTCAAGTAG